One segment of Leptospirillum ferrooxidans C2-3 DNA contains the following:
- a CDS encoding MFS transporter, whose amino-acid sequence MLILLFFSNCLNYLDRQLFLSLLPAMKSLYQLSDPVIGLLSSSFTLAYLVAAPLAGLWGMRLSMEKFLGSGILLFSVGMLVSSMAEHQWMLFGGRALTGFGEAVLSTMGPVYLYNLASSSKGAKLGWFYLAIPLGSALGFVLAGILISKMTVQHILLIPVLPGTLFALIFILRKEGLAAIPSPDPFSLRDLLAWRRFLASFSKSDKDMVLISFEIQTLVTFVLGGMAAWMTFYFIRVKMFPVSTIESLTGGMLLLGGIVGMLGGGKLLDREIRNHPDSPFHWPTLLGLCSALSGVLIVLAGNSLVVCCFGLLLGISGIFLVFVPLNWILLSRNTSLSPAVLIGMSLLVSHLLGDLLSPSLIGEMSQYWGLSVAVEITLVIPLVLAIILYTGYARRFRSV is encoded by the coding sequence TTGCTCATTCTCCTGTTTTTCTCCAATTGTCTCAACTATCTTGATCGACAGTTATTTCTTTCCCTTCTTCCAGCGATGAAGAGTCTCTACCAATTGAGTGACCCTGTCATTGGTCTCCTCTCTTCCTCTTTTACCTTGGCCTATCTGGTGGCAGCACCCTTGGCAGGCCTTTGGGGAATGCGATTGAGCATGGAAAAATTTCTTGGGTCTGGGATCTTGCTTTTTTCAGTTGGTATGCTGGTCTCTTCCATGGCTGAACATCAGTGGATGCTTTTTGGGGGACGGGCGTTGACCGGATTCGGAGAAGCGGTCCTTTCAACGATGGGACCTGTATATCTATACAATCTTGCATCGTCTTCAAAAGGGGCAAAGCTCGGCTGGTTTTATCTTGCCATTCCATTGGGCTCTGCTCTTGGATTTGTTTTGGCAGGGATACTCATCTCGAAGATGACTGTTCAGCATATTTTGTTGATACCTGTTCTTCCGGGGACCTTATTCGCATTGATCTTTATCCTGCGGAAGGAAGGTTTGGCGGCCATTCCCTCTCCCGATCCTTTTTCACTGAGAGATCTTTTAGCGTGGAGACGTTTTCTTGCAAGTTTTTCCAAGTCAGACAAGGATATGGTCTTGATTAGTTTCGAAATTCAGACACTGGTCACTTTTGTTCTGGGCGGAATGGCCGCCTGGATGACTTTTTATTTTATCAGAGTGAAGATGTTTCCTGTCTCGACGATCGAGTCTTTGACAGGAGGAATGCTTCTGCTGGGAGGGATCGTAGGCATGCTGGGCGGAGGAAAACTTCTGGATCGAGAAATCCGGAATCACCCAGACAGTCCATTTCACTGGCCAACCCTTTTGGGGCTCTGTTCAGCTTTATCTGGAGTATTGATTGTGCTTGCGGGAAATTCACTGGTTGTATGCTGTTTCGGTTTGCTTCTGGGGATTTCCGGAATTTTTCTGGTATTTGTACCCCTTAACTGGATCCTGCTCTCAAGGAATACTTCACTCTCCCCGGCCGTTCTGATCGGTATGAGTCTTCTTGTTTCTCATCTTTTGGGAGATCTTCTTTCACCATCCCTTATTGGAGAAATGTCCCAGTATTGGGGACTTTCTGTCGCCGTTGAAATCACTCTCGTTATCCCGCTTGTACTGGCCATCATCCTTTATACGGGATATGCGAGAAGATTCCGGAGTGTATGA
- a CDS encoding CBS domain-containing protein gives MSSSVISISPEASLRELADLLVLHRINGVVVSTAPGGFLGVVGEHDLIHHEKPLHIPTVISLFDAWLFLEPPSHLKKEIERLAATQVGDIYQHNPPVVSPEAQIADIAGIFEKTGVDILPVLEKGKLVGVIGRGDLVRAMADGEAD, from the coding sequence ATGTCTAGCAGTGTTATTTCAATATCTCCTGAAGCCTCCCTGAGAGAGCTGGCGGATCTTCTTGTCCTTCACCGGATTAATGGGGTGGTTGTGTCAACTGCTCCGGGTGGTTTTCTGGGAGTTGTGGGAGAGCACGACTTGATTCATCACGAAAAGCCTTTGCATATTCCGACAGTGATTTCACTTTTTGATGCTTGGCTTTTTCTGGAGCCTCCATCTCATTTGAAAAAAGAAATCGAACGTCTTGCCGCAACACAGGTTGGCGACATCTATCAACATAACCCCCCCGTAGTTTCTCCAGAGGCGCAAATCGCGGACATTGCCGGGATCTTTGAAAAAACGGGGGTCGATATTTTGCCCGTTCTGGAAAAAGGAAAGCTTGTGGGAGTGATTGGACGAGGGGATCTTGTTCGAGCCATGGCCGATGGTGAAGCAGACTGA
- the tsaE gene encoding tRNA (adenosine(37)-N6)-threonylcarbamoyltransferase complex ATPase subunit type 1 TsaE, translated as MFEPWPMVKQTESCEWILPESFQTFKIGEFFGEGVSAGTLILLSGPTGIGKTTFCKGVAVALGIEEVLTSPTFLTWQFYEGGRIPLFHGDLDRFSGRASEEFEWALSEDAEKKLAVVEWGERVSQKTRGVFSTTIQISFSWYGDEEYPGRKISLFSHSSSLSATDLEREFNLFLNDGKRWKA; from the coding sequence TTGTTCGAGCCATGGCCGATGGTGAAGCAGACTGAATCTTGTGAATGGATCCTTCCCGAGTCCTTCCAGACTTTCAAGATAGGGGAGTTTTTCGGAGAGGGTGTTTCTGCGGGAACACTCATTCTGTTGTCGGGGCCAACGGGAATCGGGAAGACAACCTTTTGCAAGGGGGTTGCGGTCGCATTGGGCATAGAGGAAGTCCTGACAAGTCCGACATTTCTCACCTGGCAGTTTTATGAGGGAGGGAGAATTCCTCTCTTTCATGGTGACTTGGACCGTTTTTCAGGAAGAGCTTCTGAAGAATTTGAATGGGCTCTGTCTGAAGATGCAGAAAAAAAACTGGCCGTTGTTGAGTGGGGTGAGAGAGTTTCACAAAAAACCAGGGGTGTTTTTTCGACAACGATCCAGATTTCTTTTTCATGGTATGGTGACGAAGAGTATCCGGGACGAAAAATCTCTCTTTTCAGCCATTCCTCTTCTTTATCAGCGACAGACCTTGAACGTGAATTCAACCTTTTTCTGAATGACGGGAAGCGATGGAAGGCTTGA
- a CDS encoding HIT family protein translates to MEYIKKNGEVSPKSDCILCDLGKSGVARDRLVLFCGKDCYIVLNAFPYTSGHLMVVPYHHAGTFSEQSQSTLSEMMYLLKHAEKILFDEYQPTGFNMGVNVGRTAGAGIPGHLHSHLLPRWDGDTNFMTSIHEVRVLPESLLMTYDRLLPAFSRVPQMDVCVQK, encoded by the coding sequence ATGGAATATATTAAGAAAAATGGTGAAGTTTCCCCGAAGAGTGATTGTATTTTGTGTGATCTGGGAAAATCTGGTGTAGCAAGGGATCGTCTTGTCCTTTTTTGCGGAAAAGACTGTTATATCGTTTTAAATGCATTCCCTTATACCAGCGGTCATCTGATGGTTGTTCCCTACCATCATGCCGGAACGTTTTCGGAACAGTCCCAGTCAACGCTCAGCGAGATGATGTACCTGCTGAAACATGCAGAAAAAATTCTTTTTGATGAATATCAGCCCACAGGATTCAATATGGGGGTGAATGTTGGCCGCACTGCTGGCGCAGGGATTCCTGGACATTTGCATTCTCATTTATTGCCAAGATGGGATGGCGATACCAATTTTATGACATCCATTCATGAGGTTCGTGTCCTTCCGGAGTCTTTGTTGATGACTTACGACAGGCTGTTGCCTGCTTTTTCACGGGTTCCTCAAATGGATGTTTGTGTCCAGAAGTAG
- the pyrR gene encoding bifunctional pyr operon transcriptional regulator/uracil phosphoribosyltransferase PyrR translates to MSPQGGQRVLMDSGQIGRTIRRMAHEILEHNQGTKNLCLVGILQGGAILSQRIGAVIKSIEGIAPPMGTLDITLYRDDLAIRSAPPFLRESDIPFSIDDSRIVLVDDVLYTGRTVRCALDFLMDLGRPSSVQLAVLIDRGHRELPIRADIVGKSIPTSRQEKVRVLFEEDHESVTLVRMPS, encoded by the coding sequence ATGAGCCCACAAGGTGGTCAGCGTGTCCTTATGGATTCAGGCCAGATAGGTCGTACGATTCGGCGGATGGCTCATGAAATCCTGGAGCATAATCAGGGGACTAAAAACTTGTGTCTGGTCGGGATCCTTCAGGGGGGTGCCATCCTCTCGCAAAGGATCGGAGCGGTCATCAAAAGCATCGAAGGGATCGCGCCACCAATGGGAACACTGGACATTACTCTTTACAGGGATGACCTGGCCATTCGCTCCGCTCCGCCGTTTTTGAGAGAAAGTGATATTCCATTTTCCATTGATGATAGCAGGATTGTTTTGGTGGATGACGTTCTTTATACAGGTCGAACCGTCCGTTGCGCCCTGGATTTTTTAATGGATCTCGGGCGTCCGTCTTCCGTTCAGCTTGCGGTCCTGATTGATCGGGGGCATAGGGAACTTCCCATTCGAGCCGATATTGTCGGCAAAAGCATTCCAACAAGCAGACAGGAAAAAGTGAGGGTTCTTTTCGAAGAAGATCATGAGTCGGTCACTCTTGTCAGGATGCCATCATGA
- a CDS encoding aspartate carbamoyltransferase catalytic subunit — MNLFLPAHTLEKKHLLSISDLSVPEIEGIFQTADSFLDLSSRSVRKVPSLRGRIIVNLFYEASTRTRTSFEIAGKRLSADVINITTTQSSVVKGESLLDTVRTIEALGADGIVIRHSSSGVPQWIAKQVGCHVINAGDGLREHPTQALLDLFTIQKRKKNLSGLTVAIVGDVLHSRVARSNMIAMQMMGMKVRVVGPPTLIPREVQKWGVEVFHNLREGLEKADVIMLLRLQLERQASGYIPSIEEYSRLFGLSPEKLSWANPDAIVLHPGPVNRGIEIQGEELFSDRSAILDQVHHGVAIRMAILYLLMAGGRPEEENRAPA, encoded by the coding sequence ATGAACCTTTTCTTACCAGCCCATACTCTTGAAAAAAAACATCTATTATCCATTTCGGATCTGTCTGTTCCTGAGATCGAAGGAATTTTCCAGACGGCGGATTCTTTTCTGGACCTTTCTTCAAGATCCGTCCGAAAGGTTCCCTCTCTTCGGGGGAGGATTATCGTCAACTTGTTTTACGAGGCATCAACGAGAACCCGGACATCCTTTGAAATCGCCGGAAAAAGGCTTTCTGCTGACGTCATCAACATAACGACAACCCAGTCGAGCGTGGTTAAGGGTGAAAGTCTTCTGGATACCGTGCGGACCATAGAAGCTTTGGGCGCTGATGGTATTGTCATCCGTCATTCTTCATCAGGTGTCCCCCAGTGGATTGCAAAACAAGTCGGTTGCCATGTGATTAATGCCGGGGATGGCTTGCGGGAACATCCGACACAGGCTCTTCTGGATCTTTTTACAATCCAGAAAAGAAAAAAGAATTTGTCGGGATTGACCGTTGCGATTGTGGGGGATGTCCTTCATAGCAGGGTTGCCCGTTCAAATATGATTGCCATGCAGATGATGGGGATGAAGGTCAGGGTTGTGGGACCACCAACACTGATACCCAGAGAAGTTCAAAAATGGGGCGTTGAAGTTTTTCATAATCTGCGGGAAGGCTTGGAGAAAGCCGATGTCATCATGCTTCTGAGGCTTCAACTTGAGCGACAGGCATCCGGCTACATCCCTTCCATTGAGGAGTATTCCCGGCTGTTTGGCCTATCTCCGGAAAAACTCTCCTGGGCAAACCCGGATGCGATTGTCTTGCATCCGGGGCCTGTCAACAGGGGGATCGAGATACAAGGGGAAGAGCTGTTTTCAGACCGTTCAGCTATTTTGGATCAGGTTCATCACGGCGTGGCTATCAGAATGGCCATCCTTTACCTTTTAATGGCCGGGGGACGACCCGAGGAGGAAAATCGTGCACCAGCGTGA
- a CDS encoding dihydroorotase has translation MHQREGKGSFLLKNVRMFDPAQQVDQFGDILVLEGRVSRFGVVSDVSPSIPVHDGGGALLVPGFVDVHAHFREPGFEYKETIETGSKAAVSGGFTSVCVMANTNPVNDHPDVTREMIRKAKEVGLCRIFPIGAVSIGLKGENLSEMVSLAQAGCIAFSDDGLPVRTAKLMRRALEYSTMTGLPIIDHCEDRELSDGGVMNEGWVSTTLGLKGIPNASEDVVIARDIEVLRLTGGKLHIAHLSTEGGVRLVRQAKKDGLPVTAETCPHYFSLTDESVRHHHTNAKMNPPLRQEADRKAVIKGLSDGTIDMIATDHAPHASHEKEREFDQAPFGIIGLETAFSIGYELVESGELKLEKLILLMANHPARHFNLPVGEIRIDGLADFVLLDLSKRQKVEKDFFRSKSRNSPFLGSMIGGEVKKTFMDGRLVFDRSDDQEVGR, from the coding sequence GTGCACCAGCGTGAAGGGAAAGGATCCTTTCTCCTTAAAAATGTCCGAATGTTTGATCCTGCCCAACAAGTAGACCAGTTCGGAGATATCCTGGTTCTGGAGGGCAGGGTCTCTCGTTTTGGTGTTGTTTCTGATGTGTCTCCTTCCATTCCTGTTCATGATGGAGGTGGAGCGCTTCTTGTTCCGGGGTTTGTCGATGTTCATGCGCATTTCAGGGAGCCCGGATTTGAATATAAGGAAACCATCGAAACGGGATCGAAAGCCGCTGTGTCAGGGGGATTTACAAGTGTTTGTGTGATGGCAAACACGAATCCGGTGAATGATCACCCCGATGTTACAAGAGAAATGATTCGCAAAGCCAAAGAGGTTGGTTTATGCAGAATCTTTCCGATTGGTGCTGTCTCCATCGGGTTGAAAGGGGAGAATCTATCCGAAATGGTTTCCCTCGCCCAGGCTGGCTGCATCGCTTTTTCCGATGATGGATTGCCTGTTCGGACAGCAAAGCTGATGAGAAGGGCCCTTGAGTACTCCACAATGACCGGCCTTCCAATCATCGATCATTGTGAAGATCGGGAACTCTCAGATGGTGGGGTCATGAATGAAGGCTGGGTCAGTACAACCTTGGGACTGAAAGGAATCCCGAATGCCTCTGAAGATGTTGTCATTGCAAGAGACATTGAGGTTCTTCGCCTGACGGGGGGCAAGCTTCATATTGCGCATCTGTCAACAGAAGGCGGTGTCCGGCTTGTTCGTCAGGCGAAAAAGGATGGTTTGCCTGTGACAGCAGAGACTTGTCCCCATTATTTCTCGCTCACGGATGAGTCTGTCAGGCATCATCATACCAATGCGAAGATGAACCCCCCGCTCCGGCAGGAAGCAGATAGAAAAGCGGTTATCAAAGGGCTTTCCGATGGCACGATCGATATGATCGCAACGGATCATGCGCCCCATGCCTCTCACGAAAAGGAACGGGAATTTGATCAGGCACCTTTTGGTATCATTGGTCTTGAAACAGCTTTCTCCATCGGATATGAACTTGTGGAGAGCGGGGAACTGAAGCTTGAAAAACTGATCCTTCTGATGGCGAATCATCCGGCACGCCATTTTAATCTGCCTGTTGGAGAAATCCGGATTGATGGACTCGCTGACTTTGTCCTTCTGGACTTGTCAAAGCGTCAGAAAGTCGAAAAAGACTTTTTTCGATCCAAAAGCAGAAACTCTCCCTTTTTAGGATCAATGATCGGGGGAGAGGTCAAAAAGACTTTTATGGACGGTCGTCTTGTCTTTGACCGATCGGACGATCAAGAGGTGGGACGATGA
- the carA gene encoding glutamine-hydrolyzing carbamoyl-phosphate synthase small subunit: protein MKSFPPIVLVLEDGMIFPGQSVGAPGTVSGEVVFNTAMSGYQEVLTDPSYAGQIVVMTSPMIGNTGINEIDGESSKIQVSGFLTTVMCHQPSHHQCTKTLPDYLVEQGAVAAQGIDTRSLTHHLRKKGVLRGLLTTEMDEPSRLIERASRIPAIESLDLVRQGLSLNETLKRSYTSGLEVVLIDFGAKGSIKKCLEDLGVRVRVVPPDTRAQSILDDRPDGVVLSNGPGDPARLTSIIGEVRGLLGRLPILGICLGHQLLSLAVGAKTYKLPFGHHGVNHPVLDLQTGKVWITSQNHNYAVLEDSLPDGCEPLYRSLYDGSLEGIRFSRSPILSVQFHPEAAPGPTDAFPIFSEFLEMMKR from the coding sequence ATGAAATCCTTTCCTCCTATTGTTCTGGTACTGGAAGATGGGATGATTTTCCCGGGCCAGAGTGTTGGAGCGCCAGGGACGGTTTCAGGTGAAGTCGTTTTCAATACGGCGATGTCGGGATATCAGGAAGTTCTCACGGACCCTTCCTATGCAGGTCAGATTGTTGTGATGACATCACCCATGATCGGTAATACCGGTATTAATGAGATTGACGGGGAATCCTCGAAGATTCAGGTCTCCGGTTTTCTGACCACCGTGATGTGTCATCAACCATCTCATCATCAATGTACGAAAACCCTGCCGGACTATCTTGTGGAACAGGGAGCTGTTGCGGCTCAGGGAATTGATACCAGGTCACTCACCCATCACTTGAGAAAAAAAGGTGTGCTGAGAGGTCTCCTCACCACGGAGATGGATGAGCCGTCACGGCTGATAGAGCGTGCAAGCCGGATTCCCGCCATTGAATCGCTTGATCTTGTGCGCCAGGGACTCTCCTTGAATGAAACTCTTAAACGGTCATATACCTCAGGACTCGAAGTGGTTCTTATCGATTTCGGGGCCAAGGGTTCGATCAAGAAATGTCTGGAGGATCTTGGCGTAAGGGTTCGTGTTGTCCCTCCTGATACAAGGGCCCAGTCCATTCTGGATGATCGTCCCGATGGTGTTGTTCTCTCGAATGGACCAGGGGATCCAGCCCGTTTGACATCGATTATCGGAGAGGTCAGGGGGCTTCTGGGTCGCCTGCCGATCCTGGGGATCTGCTTGGGTCACCAGTTATTGAGCCTGGCAGTCGGTGCAAAAACATACAAGCTTCCCTTTGGTCATCACGGAGTCAATCATCCGGTTCTGGATCTTCAAACCGGAAAAGTTTGGATTACCTCCCAGAACCATAATTATGCTGTTCTGGAAGACAGTCTTCCTGACGGGTGTGAACCGCTTTACAGGAGTTTGTATGATGGGTCACTGGAGGGTATCCGTTTCTCCCGGTCGCCAATCCTGTCCGTTCAATTCCATCCGGAAGCAGCACCAGGCCCCACAGATGCTTTTCCAATTTTTTCAGAGTTTCTCGAAATGATGAAGAGGTAA
- a CDS encoding radical SAM protein: protein MSFDPFDPSIIRSEHWRQRAVLAWEKYRCCTVCPRSCNVDRISGETGTCRTGVNISLSAANLHFGEEPCISGVRGSGTVFLTSCNLSCDFCQNFPISQMDYGKEVTFVELSNLFLSLEKRGAHNINLVTPSHVVPSLLIAIIVAREAGLSIPIVYNSNGYDDVEMLRLLDGMIDIYLPDMKYSDDRHARRISKADRYVTFNRLAILEMFRQVGPLVLDENGMAKKGLLIRHLIMPNGIGGLEKTASFIRENLGKDSAISLMAQYFPTNRALKNPSINRPISMDEYESAMETLFSMELLEGYIQENEETFDEFDKTPMTSSGQEREIA from the coding sequence TTGTCATTTGATCCCTTTGATCCTTCGATTATCCGCAGTGAACATTGGAGACAAAGGGCTGTCCTTGCATGGGAAAAGTACCGTTGCTGCACTGTCTGCCCCAGAAGCTGCAATGTTGACCGTATCTCCGGTGAGACGGGGACATGTCGGACAGGTGTCAACATCTCCCTTTCCGCGGCAAATCTTCATTTTGGAGAGGAGCCCTGCATTTCCGGCGTCAGAGGTTCAGGGACTGTGTTTCTGACCTCATGCAATCTTTCCTGCGATTTTTGCCAGAACTTTCCTATCAGTCAAATGGATTATGGCAAGGAAGTCACTTTTGTGGAGCTTTCCAATCTTTTTTTAAGCCTTGAAAAAAGAGGCGCGCATAATATCAATCTGGTGACACCGAGCCATGTCGTTCCCTCTCTCCTGATCGCTATCATCGTTGCCCGCGAGGCGGGGCTTTCGATACCGATCGTTTATAACTCCAACGGGTATGATGATGTGGAGATGTTACGTCTGCTGGATGGAATGATTGATATCTACCTGCCTGACATGAAGTATTCTGATGATCGCCATGCAAGGCGCATATCAAAGGCTGATCGTTATGTGACATTCAACAGGCTTGCCATTCTTGAAATGTTTCGACAGGTTGGGCCGCTTGTACTGGATGAAAATGGAATGGCCAAAAAAGGCCTTCTGATTCGTCACTTGATTATGCCAAACGGAATCGGGGGTCTTGAAAAGACTGCGTCTTTTATTCGGGAAAATCTTGGGAAGGATTCCGCGATTTCTTTAATGGCCCAATATTTTCCAACAAACCGGGCTTTAAAAAATCCGTCCATAAACCGCCCGATCTCGATGGATGAGTATGAGAGCGCAATGGAGACCCTTTTTTCCATGGAGCTTCTTGAAGGTTATATCCAGGAAAATGAAGAGACATTTGATGAATTTGACAAGACTCCGATGACATCTTCGGGCCAGGAGAGGGAAATTGCCTAA